A genomic window from Sanguibacter antarcticus includes:
- the ptsP gene encoding phosphoenolpyruvate--protein phosphotransferase yields the protein MTLQGAGVGRAGVIGPVVRVSPAPAAPTNEAVPADRDETAQRVEQAFDDVAAGLLAQAATAQGAAVSVLEATAQMAQDPALRKQTLARVRDGEPPVTALDAVIGGFADMFTKAGGMLAERVTDLRSVRDRVAALVLGTPAPGVPVLTEPSVVVADDLAPADTAALDLRCVLAIVTERGGTTSHTAIIAGQLAIPCVVRVAGAMDLAEGTVVAVDAAAGTVEPNPSEATAAAFAERARVARQLAEDTSAGATADGHPVNLLANIGTAEDADRLAVGSVEGVGLFRTEVLFLGRATAPTREEQAAVYTRVLTSLGGRKLVVRTLDAGADKPLAFATQPDEENPALGIRGYRLVRTAPELLETQLGALADAQEATGVEPWVMAPMIATVGEARDFAAAARRHGIRTVGVMVEVPAAALRAEAILAEVDFVSMGTNDLAQYVMATDRLCGELSDLISLWQPAVLDLVAATAAAGERTGKPAGVCGESASDPVMAVVLTGLGVTSLSMAPAAVPTVRYAIAQHTREQAQAVARAALGADTADAARAAAVAALRPEVVQVLAL from the coding sequence GTGACGCTGCAGGGAGCCGGGGTCGGGCGAGCCGGGGTCATCGGCCCGGTCGTCCGGGTGAGCCCCGCGCCTGCTGCACCGACGAACGAGGCGGTGCCGGCCGACCGTGACGAGACCGCGCAGCGTGTCGAGCAGGCGTTCGACGACGTCGCTGCCGGGCTCTTGGCGCAGGCAGCCACGGCCCAGGGCGCCGCAGTCTCCGTCCTCGAAGCGACGGCACAGATGGCGCAGGACCCGGCTCTGCGCAAGCAGACGCTCGCCCGTGTACGCGACGGTGAGCCTCCCGTGACCGCCCTCGACGCCGTGATCGGCGGGTTCGCCGACATGTTCACGAAGGCAGGCGGCATGCTCGCCGAACGCGTGACCGACCTGCGCAGCGTCCGCGACCGGGTCGCGGCTCTCGTCCTCGGGACGCCGGCCCCTGGTGTGCCGGTGCTCACGGAGCCCTCGGTCGTCGTCGCTGACGACCTCGCTCCTGCCGACACCGCGGCGCTCGACCTGCGCTGCGTCCTCGCGATCGTCACCGAGCGCGGCGGAACGACGAGCCACACGGCGATCATCGCCGGGCAGCTCGCGATCCCGTGCGTGGTGCGGGTGGCCGGTGCGATGGACCTTGCAGAAGGCACGGTCGTCGCTGTCGACGCTGCGGCCGGAACCGTGGAACCGAACCCGAGCGAGGCGACCGCAGCGGCCTTCGCCGAGCGGGCGCGCGTGGCTCGGCAGCTCGCTGAAGACACCTCGGCAGGCGCCACAGCCGACGGGCACCCCGTCAACCTGCTGGCGAACATCGGTACCGCCGAGGACGCCGACCGCCTGGCCGTCGGCTCGGTCGAAGGGGTCGGGCTCTTCCGGACCGAGGTCCTCTTCCTCGGACGGGCCACCGCCCCGACCAGGGAGGAGCAGGCCGCGGTCTACACGCGCGTGCTCACCTCGCTCGGTGGACGCAAGCTCGTCGTCCGGACGCTCGACGCCGGTGCAGACAAGCCCCTCGCGTTCGCGACGCAGCCGGACGAGGAGAACCCCGCGCTCGGCATCCGCGGCTACCGCCTCGTGCGCACCGCCCCGGAGCTTCTCGAGACACAGCTCGGCGCTCTGGCCGACGCGCAAGAAGCTACCGGGGTCGAGCCGTGGGTCATGGCACCGATGATCGCTACTGTCGGTGAGGCCCGCGACTTCGCTGCGGCGGCACGACGCCACGGCATCCGCACGGTCGGCGTCATGGTCGAGGTGCCTGCGGCAGCCCTGCGGGCTGAAGCGATCCTTGCCGAGGTCGACTTCGTGTCCATGGGGACGAACGACCTCGCCCAGTACGTCATGGCGACCGATCGTCTGTGCGGCGAGCTCTCGGACCTCATCAGCCTCTGGCAGCCGGCAGTCCTCGATCTCGTGGCGGCCACCGCCGCAGCGGGGGAGCGGACCGGCAAGCCTGCTGGGGTGTGCGGAGAGTCCGCGTCCGACCCGGTGATGGCCGTGGTGCTCACGGGGCTCGGAGTGACCTCGTTGTCCATGGCGCCTGCAGCCGTGCCGACCGTCCGGTACGCGATCGCTCAGCACACGCGTGAGCAGGCGCAGGCGGTCGCTCGTGCGGCGCTGGGAGCGGACACTGCCGACGCAGCGCGCGCAGCAGCAGTCGCAGCACTGCGCCCCGAGGTCGTCCAGGTGCTAGCCCTCTAG
- a CDS encoding DeoR/GlpR family DNA-binding transcription regulator — MYAPERHQEILTVARSAGRADVSELALVLAVTPETIRRDLSVLERQGLLRRVHGGAIPVERLGIEPGIADKEGMLAPEKLRIAALALHEVPDGGTIVLDAGTTTVRLAEMLPNDRELQVVTSSLPIATVLAGRVNIVLHLIGGTVRGRTLAAVGPWAERALSDIQADVVFLGTNGITPERGVTTPDLGEAAVKRALVRAARRVVVLADHTKVGRSDFAKVAGLDEVDLLITDSGLDTELHAELEHAGLAVLTA, encoded by the coding sequence ATGTACGCACCCGAAAGACACCAGGAGATACTCACGGTCGCGCGATCCGCCGGGCGGGCCGACGTCAGTGAGCTCGCGCTCGTGCTCGCGGTCACCCCCGAGACGATCCGACGCGACCTGTCCGTCCTCGAGCGCCAGGGCCTCCTGCGCCGGGTGCACGGCGGCGCGATCCCTGTCGAACGGCTCGGGATCGAGCCCGGCATCGCTGACAAAGAAGGGATGCTGGCTCCCGAGAAGCTGCGCATCGCAGCCCTGGCCCTCCACGAGGTCCCCGACGGCGGCACCATCGTCCTCGACGCCGGGACCACGACCGTCCGTCTCGCCGAGATGCTTCCCAACGACCGCGAGCTGCAGGTCGTCACCAGCTCGCTCCCGATCGCCACGGTCCTCGCCGGTCGCGTGAACATCGTCCTCCACCTCATCGGTGGCACCGTGCGCGGCCGCACGCTCGCGGCGGTCGGACCGTGGGCCGAGCGCGCGCTGTCCGACATCCAGGCCGACGTGGTGTTCCTCGGCACGAACGGCATCACCCCCGAGCGGGGCGTGACCACCCCCGACCTCGGGGAGGCCGCCGTCAAACGGGCGCTGGTCCGAGCAGCCAGGCGCGTCGTCGTGCTGGCGGACCACACGAAGGTCGGACGGTCCGACTTCGCCAAGGTCGCGGGACTCGACGAGGTCGACCTGCTCATCACCGACTCGGGCCTCGACACCGAGCTCCACGCCGAGCTCGAGCACGCAGGACTGGCGGTGCTCACAGCATGA
- a CDS encoding 1-phosphofructokinase family hexose kinase yields the protein MIITVTPNPSLDRTFEADSIVLGHINRAHSTHVDAGGKGINVTRALAANGVPSIAVFPAGGADGARLVDELRALSIQVRPVTIDGETRGNITLVDAAGITTKINAAGAALTAEALEQLLSALDDELSAARAAGHEALVVGAGSLPQGAEDSFYTEVALRSAHYGARTVLDTSGTPLTAAVAAGGLALVKPNDDELAELVGRELVTVGDVLDAAREVMANGIDEVLVSLGAHGALLVAAEDSWWAGGPELVPLSTVGAGDTTLAGYLSASFAAHSEPSRALRTAVAWGRAAVLLPGSAAPLPSDIDLGPVASTTNPSRHLTLKEL from the coding sequence ATGATCATCACTGTCACCCCCAACCCGAGCCTCGATCGCACGTTCGAGGCCGACTCGATCGTCCTCGGACACATCAACCGGGCGCACTCGACGCACGTCGACGCGGGCGGCAAGGGCATCAACGTCACCCGTGCGCTCGCCGCGAACGGCGTCCCGAGCATCGCTGTCTTCCCCGCCGGAGGCGCGGACGGAGCGCGCCTCGTCGACGAGCTGCGTGCACTGTCCATCCAGGTGCGTCCGGTGACGATCGACGGAGAGACGCGCGGCAACATCACGCTCGTCGACGCCGCTGGCATCACGACGAAGATCAACGCTGCTGGCGCTGCGCTCACGGCTGAGGCGCTCGAGCAGCTGCTCTCGGCGCTCGACGACGAGCTGAGCGCCGCCCGCGCAGCCGGTCACGAGGCCCTCGTCGTCGGTGCGGGAAGCCTTCCGCAGGGGGCAGAGGACAGCTTCTACACCGAGGTCGCGCTGCGCAGCGCACACTACGGCGCCCGCACCGTGCTCGACACCTCCGGGACGCCCTTGACCGCAGCTGTCGCCGCAGGAGGCCTTGCGCTGGTCAAGCCGAACGACGACGAGCTCGCTGAGCTCGTCGGACGAGAGCTCGTGACCGTCGGGGACGTCCTCGACGCCGCGCGCGAGGTCATGGCGAACGGGATCGACGAGGTGCTCGTCTCGCTCGGTGCGCACGGCGCGCTCCTCGTGGCCGCAGAAGACTCGTGGTGGGCCGGCGGTCCGGAGCTCGTGCCGCTCTCGACCGTCGGTGCCGGAGACACGACTCTCGCGGGCTACCTCAGCGCATCCTTCGCAGCGCACAGCGAGCCGTCCCGTGCGCTGCGCACCGCCGTCGCCTGGGGACGAGCCGCAGTGCTCCTCCCTGGCAGCGCGGCCCCTCTCCCGAGCGACATCGACCTCGGTCCCGTGGCCAGCACGACCAACCCGTCTCGCCACCTCACCCTGAAGGAGCTGTGA
- the pta gene encoding phosphate acetyltransferase: MSSTARSIYITSPEGETGKSTVALGVVDLLTRRVQRVGVFRPVTRNGPNPTAPNGKDDRDYVVELLLAHDGVDLTYEQCVGVTYDEVHTDPEEALSKIVTRYHEVAAECDAVVVVGTDYTDVAGPTELAYNARIAANLGAPVLLVLSGNGRSPAGVRQLSEVCVSELEANHAQVFGVVANRCVPADLAEIQAEFAALDSLPVWTVPEEPFLMAPTVSQLMDAVEGHQVLGDPELLGREVLDVLVGAMNFEHLLDRLSDGAAVIVPGDRSDVLLGLLTAQTAKSFPSLSAIILNGGFYPPEAVGRLVADLAPSVPIVRTDLGTFRTASAAAAARGRVSKDSQRKVDTALALFEQNVDGKALLDRLDVQRPEVVTPLMFEYELLNRARADRRHIVLPEGSEDRILRAASTLLQRQVAYITLLGEEESIRARAIELGLDISEAKVIDPRSGVLFEEFALAYTEMRAHKGMTVERAREIVSSVSYFGTLMVQLGYADGMVSGAAHTTAHTIRPAFEIIKTVPGVSVVSSVFLMCLEDRVLVYGDCAVNPDPTAEQLADIAISSAATATQFGVEPRIAMLSYSTGESGSGADVDKVRAATELVRQRRPDLSVEGPIQYDAAVDASVAASKMPESLVAGRATVFVFPDLNTGNNTYKAVQRSAGAIAIGPVLQGLRMPVNDLSRGALVQDIVNTVAITAIQAQARAEAQAQLHAAASTSTTAHEGAHSS; this comes from the coding sequence GTGAGCTCCACCGCTCGAAGCATCTACATCACATCACCCGAAGGTGAGACCGGGAAGTCCACCGTGGCGCTCGGGGTGGTCGATCTCCTCACGCGGCGCGTGCAGCGCGTCGGGGTGTTCCGCCCTGTCACCCGGAACGGCCCGAACCCGACCGCACCGAACGGCAAGGACGACCGCGACTACGTCGTCGAGCTGCTCCTGGCCCACGACGGTGTCGACCTCACCTACGAGCAGTGCGTGGGCGTCACGTACGACGAGGTCCACACGGACCCCGAAGAGGCGCTGTCCAAGATCGTCACCCGGTACCACGAGGTCGCTGCGGAGTGCGACGCCGTGGTCGTCGTCGGCACCGACTACACGGACGTCGCCGGGCCGACGGAGCTCGCGTACAACGCCCGGATCGCTGCGAACCTCGGCGCTCCTGTGCTTCTCGTCCTCTCGGGCAACGGCCGCTCTCCGGCAGGCGTGCGTCAGCTGAGCGAGGTGTGCGTCTCCGAGCTCGAGGCGAACCACGCCCAGGTCTTCGGCGTCGTCGCCAACCGCTGCGTCCCAGCCGATCTCGCGGAGATCCAGGCCGAGTTCGCTGCGCTGGACTCCTTGCCCGTGTGGACCGTGCCCGAGGAACCGTTCCTCATGGCCCCGACCGTCAGCCAGCTCATGGACGCTGTCGAGGGACACCAGGTCCTCGGTGACCCCGAGCTCCTCGGGCGCGAGGTCCTCGACGTCCTCGTCGGCGCCATGAACTTCGAGCACCTTCTCGACAGGCTCTCCGACGGCGCAGCCGTCATCGTGCCCGGTGACCGGTCGGACGTGCTCCTCGGGCTCCTCACCGCGCAGACGGCGAAGAGCTTCCCGTCCCTCTCGGCGATCATCCTCAACGGCGGGTTCTACCCGCCTGAGGCTGTCGGGCGTCTCGTGGCCGACCTCGCCCCGAGCGTGCCCATCGTGCGGACCGATCTCGGGACCTTCCGCACGGCGAGCGCTGCCGCAGCCGCTCGCGGCCGTGTGAGCAAGGACTCCCAGCGCAAGGTCGACACCGCCCTCGCGCTCTTCGAGCAGAACGTCGACGGCAAGGCGCTCCTCGACCGCCTCGACGTCCAACGGCCCGAGGTCGTCACGCCGCTGATGTTCGAGTACGAGCTCCTCAACAGGGCCCGCGCGGACCGTCGGCACATCGTGCTGCCCGAAGGCTCCGAGGACCGCATCCTGCGCGCCGCCTCGACGCTCCTCCAGCGGCAGGTCGCCTACATCACGCTCCTCGGCGAGGAAGAGTCCATCCGGGCGCGGGCCATCGAGCTCGGTCTCGACATCTCCGAGGCGAAGGTCATCGACCCTCGCTCGGGTGTGCTCTTCGAAGAGTTCGCCCTGGCGTACACGGAGATGCGTGCGCACAAGGGCATGACCGTGGAGCGGGCACGCGAGATCGTCAGCTCCGTGTCGTACTTCGGGACGCTCATGGTCCAGCTCGGCTACGCCGACGGCATGGTCTCGGGCGCAGCCCACACGACTGCGCACACCATCCGCCCGGCGTTCGAGATCATCAAGACGGTGCCGGGTGTCTCGGTCGTGTCGTCGGTCTTCCTCATGTGCCTCGAAGACCGCGTCCTCGTCTATGGCGACTGTGCCGTCAACCCCGACCCGACAGCCGAGCAGCTTGCCGACATCGCGATCTCGTCTGCGGCGACGGCCACCCAGTTCGGCGTCGAGCCGCGGATCGCGATGCTCTCGTACTCCACCGGGGAGTCCGGCTCGGGGGCTGACGTGGACAAGGTCCGCGCCGCCACCGAGCTGGTCCGCCAGCGCCGCCCCGACCTCTCGGTCGAAGGTCCGATCCAGTACGACGCAGCGGTCGACGCGTCCGTCGCCGCGTCGAAGATGCCGGAGTCGCTCGTCGCCGGGCGCGCCACGGTGTTCGTCTTCCCGGACCTCAACACCGGGAACAACACGTACAAGGCTGTCCAGCGTTCCGCTGGCGCCATCGCTATCGGTCCGGTCCTCCAGGGCCTGCGGATGCCCGTCAACGACCTCTCCCGCGGGGCGCTGGTCCAAGACATCGTCAACACCGTCGCCATCACCGCCATCCAGGCACAGGCACGGGCAGAAGCCCAGGCGCAGCTCCACGCCGCGGCGTCCACCTCCACCACAGCGCACGAAGGAGCCCACAGCTCATGA
- a CDS encoding succinic semialdehyde dehydrogenase: MSSSSGSDGPAVDGLIDPENDPRATFLLEPEVVAPLLAHVVTSHDAGTHRSLAPFTGAPLADLPLSSVLDVARAVDRARDAQTRWAARPVRERAAVLLRFHDIVLDRQSAVLDLIQLESGKTRANAFEEIADIAQVTRHYGVRAPAYLRAHGVRGMLPLLTQAVVHRRPVGVVGVIAPWNYPLTLAMADVLPALVAGNAVVLKPDPQTSLTALWAAAALSEAGLPDDVLQVVVGGGEIGAALVDEVDHVAFTGSTAVGRRIAARAGERLVGATLELGGKNPLYVAEDADVPVAAAGAVRACFGNTGQLCMSVERLVLHEAVADAFLDAFLERVRSLRLSGAMDFSADVGCLTTPAQLARVQTHVDDAIARGARILAGGVHRSDIGSLFYAPTVLDQVPPHALCVQEETFGPVVTVERVANDAEAVAVMNETEFGLNASVWTRDLGRGRRIAAAVRAGTVNVNDGYAAAWGSVAAPMGGMKASGLGRRHGSDGILAFTEAQTVAVQRGTSSGLTLDALFALDDGRGQRLLTSSLRLLKSVRAR, from the coding sequence ATGTCGAGCAGCTCAGGATCCGACGGCCCGGCCGTCGACGGCCTCATCGACCCGGAGAACGACCCCCGGGCCACCTTCCTCCTCGAACCCGAGGTCGTCGCGCCGCTCCTTGCGCACGTCGTGACCTCGCACGACGCAGGCACGCACCGCAGCCTCGCGCCGTTCACCGGGGCGCCGCTCGCCGACCTCCCGCTCTCCTCTGTGCTCGACGTCGCCCGCGCGGTCGACCGTGCTCGTGATGCTCAGACGCGGTGGGCGGCACGCCCCGTGCGCGAGCGTGCGGCGGTCCTTCTGCGCTTCCACGACATCGTCCTGGACCGGCAGTCCGCGGTGCTCGATCTCATCCAGCTCGAGTCGGGCAAGACACGTGCCAACGCGTTCGAGGAGATCGCGGACATCGCCCAGGTGACCCGGCACTACGGTGTCCGGGCACCCGCGTACCTCCGGGCGCACGGTGTGCGCGGGATGCTTCCGCTGCTCACCCAGGCCGTGGTCCATCGCAGGCCTGTGGGTGTCGTGGGTGTCATCGCGCCGTGGAACTATCCTCTGACGCTTGCCATGGCGGACGTCCTGCCAGCGCTCGTGGCCGGCAACGCCGTAGTGCTGAAGCCGGATCCGCAGACTTCGCTCACGGCGCTCTGGGCCGCTGCGGCGCTCTCTGAGGCAGGGTTGCCCGACGACGTGCTCCAGGTGGTCGTCGGTGGCGGTGAGATCGGTGCGGCGCTCGTCGACGAGGTCGACCATGTGGCGTTCACCGGGTCGACCGCTGTGGGACGGCGCATCGCGGCACGTGCCGGCGAACGCCTTGTCGGAGCGACGCTCGAGCTGGGTGGCAAGAACCCCCTGTACGTGGCCGAGGACGCTGACGTCCCGGTCGCGGCGGCAGGCGCGGTGCGCGCATGCTTCGGCAACACCGGCCAGCTCTGCATGTCCGTGGAGCGCCTCGTCCTGCACGAGGCGGTCGCTGACGCGTTTCTCGACGCGTTCCTCGAGCGCGTCAGGTCGCTGCGGCTGTCCGGGGCCATGGACTTCTCCGCGGACGTCGGGTGCCTGACGACGCCTGCGCAGCTCGCCCGCGTCCAGACGCACGTCGACGACGCGATCGCTCGGGGCGCACGCATCCTCGCGGGCGGGGTCCATCGCTCCGACATCGGCTCGCTCTTCTATGCGCCCACCGTGCTCGACCAGGTGCCCCCGCACGCCCTGTGCGTGCAGGAAGAGACGTTCGGACCGGTGGTCACGGTGGAGCGCGTCGCGAACGACGCCGAGGCGGTCGCCGTCATGAACGAGACGGAGTTCGGGCTCAACGCGAGCGTCTGGACGCGCGATCTCGGCAGAGGTCGACGGATCGCGGCCGCGGTGCGGGCCGGGACCGTGAACGTCAACGACGGGTATGCCGCCGCGTGGGGCTCGGTCGCGGCCCCGATGGGCGGCATGAAGGCTTCCGGGCTCGGTCGACGCCACGGCAGCGACGGGATCCTCGCCTTCACGGAGGCGCAGACGGTGGCGGTCCAGCGCGGGACGAGCTCCGGCCTGACGCTGGACGCGCTCTTCGCGCTCGACGACGGCCGGGGTCAACGGCTCCTCACGTCGTCGCTCCGGTTGCTCAAGAGCGTCCGGGCTCGCTGA
- a CDS encoding GNAT family acetyltransferase, translating into MTSEPRGGFEVDEISDCDVETVVSLWRSSGLVRPWNDPYQDIHNARSTPTATILVVRPGARGDTDALRTPVGSVMAGFDGHRGWLYYLAVDEPARGAGLGRMLVVAAEAWLAAQGAEKAQLMVREANAAVQGFYTALGYSDAECVVLGRRLA; encoded by the coding sequence ATGACGTCGGAGCCGCGTGGCGGCTTCGAGGTCGACGAGATCAGCGACTGCGACGTCGAGACCGTCGTCTCCCTGTGGCGCTCGAGCGGTCTCGTCCGACCGTGGAACGACCCGTACCAGGACATCCACAACGCTCGGTCCACCCCCACCGCGACGATCCTCGTCGTGCGCCCGGGAGCACGGGGGGACACCGACGCGCTGCGGACCCCGGTCGGCTCCGTGATGGCCGGTTTTGACGGCCACCGCGGCTGGCTCTACTACCTCGCGGTCGACGAGCCCGCCCGTGGCGCGGGTCTGGGACGGATGCTCGTCGTCGCGGCGGAGGCCTGGCTCGCGGCGCAGGGGGCGGAGAAGGCGCAGCTCATGGTCCGTGAGGCGAACGCCGCGGTCCAGGGCTTCTACACCGCGCTGGGGTACAGCGACGCAGAGTGCGTCGTCCTGGGTCGCCGGCTGGCGTAG
- a CDS encoding acetate kinase: MNTPAGDRLSSFSAHDAHGSVLVINSGSSSVKYQLVNPVGGESIASGLIERIGEEIGRVTHTFAGNTTRRDMVVTDHGAALRIALDLFTEHGPNLDEADVVAVGHRVVQGGNKFSGPVFIDDQVVQDISDLIPLGPLHNPGHVRGIEVARALLPDVPHVAVFDTAFFTTLPAAAYTYAIDAEVAEEHGIRRYGFHGTSHQYVSGKVARVLGRKLEDLNQIVLHLGNGASASAIKGGVAVDTSMGLTPLEGLVMGTRSGDIDPAVVFHLHRNAGMSIDEIDDLLNKRSGIKGLAGDNDFRVLHDLVAQGDEGAKLALDVYIHRLRKYIGAYHAVLGRVDVITFTAGAGENDDIVRALAVEGLESLGIAIDPARNAERSREPRIISPDWTSTLVMVVPTNEELAIARQCIGLIEGGETSLA, translated from the coding sequence ATGAACACCCCCGCCGGAGACCGCCTCTCCTCGTTCAGCGCGCACGACGCGCACGGTTCGGTCCTCGTCATCAACTCGGGCTCGTCGTCCGTGAAGTATCAGCTGGTCAACCCCGTCGGTGGCGAGTCCATCGCCTCGGGGCTCATCGAGCGCATCGGCGAGGAGATCGGGCGCGTCACGCACACGTTCGCCGGCAACACGACGCGTCGCGACATGGTCGTCACCGACCACGGTGCCGCGCTGCGCATCGCGCTCGACCTGTTCACCGAGCACGGCCCGAACCTCGACGAGGCCGACGTGGTCGCCGTGGGGCACCGCGTGGTGCAGGGCGGCAACAAGTTCTCCGGTCCTGTCTTCATCGACGACCAGGTGGTCCAGGACATCTCGGACCTCATCCCCCTGGGCCCGCTGCACAACCCCGGCCACGTCCGCGGTATCGAGGTCGCGCGGGCGCTGCTCCCTGACGTCCCGCACGTCGCCGTGTTCGACACGGCCTTCTTCACGACGCTCCCCGCCGCTGCGTACACCTACGCGATCGACGCAGAGGTCGCCGAGGAGCACGGCATCCGCCGGTACGGCTTCCACGGGACGAGCCACCAGTACGTCTCGGGCAAGGTCGCCCGCGTCCTGGGCCGCAAGCTCGAAGACCTCAACCAGATCGTCCTCCACCTGGGCAACGGGGCCTCAGCCTCGGCCATCAAGGGTGGCGTGGCAGTCGACACCTCGATGGGCCTGACCCCGCTCGAGGGCCTCGTCATGGGAACGCGCTCAGGGGACATCGACCCGGCGGTCGTCTTCCACCTCCACCGCAACGCGGGCATGTCGATCGACGAGATCGACGACCTGCTCAACAAGCGCTCGGGCATCAAGGGGCTCGCCGGAGACAACGACTTCCGCGTCCTGCACGACCTCGTCGCTCAGGGCGACGAAGGGGCCAAGCTCGCTCTCGACGTGTACATCCACCGGCTGCGCAAGTACATCGGGGCCTACCACGCTGTCCTCGGGCGCGTCGACGTCATCACGTTCACGGCGGGTGCCGGCGAGAACGACGACATCGTGCGTGCGCTCGCCGTCGAAGGCCTCGAGAGCCTCGGGATCGCGATCGATCCCGCGCGCAACGCCGAGCGGTCGCGCGAGCCGCGCATCATCTCTCCCGACTGGACCTCGACGCTCGTCATGGTCGTCCCGACGAACGAGGAGCTGGCTATCGCACGACAGTGCATCGGGCTCATCGAGGGCGGCGAAACTTCACTCGCCTGA
- a CDS encoding gamma carbonic anhydrase family protein: MLIEHRGSVPTVHDSAYVAPSAVLCGDVVVGPGSRVLHGAVVTAEDGQVRIGRDVVIMENAVVKGRARHPVVIGDSVLVGPHAHVNGAEIRSGAFVATGASLFPGSVIGNGAEIRVNGVVQVNTTIDAGSVVPIGWVAVGTPATVRSPDQHRDIWVVQRELDFPGTVYGVPHGTSMRGIMESQSAFYGAHRDDTVVGAEPETTQAPREASDPLHDEAPDHELPLEQVERHHDGQLEDYADELLVPEHDPAR; this comes from the coding sequence ATGCTCATCGAACACAGGGGTAGCGTCCCCACCGTCCACGACTCCGCGTACGTCGCTCCGTCTGCTGTGCTCTGCGGTGACGTCGTGGTCGGGCCGGGCTCCCGTGTGCTCCACGGCGCTGTCGTCACGGCAGAAGACGGGCAGGTCCGCATCGGTCGTGACGTCGTCATCATGGAGAACGCCGTCGTCAAGGGACGGGCGAGGCACCCGGTCGTCATCGGTGACTCCGTTCTCGTCGGTCCGCACGCGCACGTGAACGGTGCGGAGATCCGCTCTGGTGCGTTCGTCGCGACCGGGGCGTCTCTCTTCCCCGGTTCCGTGATCGGCAACGGCGCCGAGATCCGTGTCAACGGCGTGGTCCAGGTCAACACGACCATCGACGCCGGCTCGGTCGTCCCCATCGGTTGGGTAGCCGTGGGGACGCCCGCGACGGTGCGGTCACCCGACCAGCACCGAGACATCTGGGTCGTCCAGCGAGAGCTCGACTTTCCGGGCACGGTGTACGGGGTCCCCCACGGCACGTCCATGCGGGGGATCATGGAGAGCCAGTCGGCCTTCTACGGCGCCCACCGCGACGACACGGTCGTCGGAGCAGAACCGGAGACCACGCAGGCTCCTCGCGAGGCCTCCGATCCTCTGCACGACGAGGCGCCCGACCACGAGCTGCCGCTCGAGCAGGTCGAGCGCCACCACGACGGTCAGCTCGAGGACTACGCCGACGAGCTGCTCGTACCGGAGCACGACCCCGCCCGCTGA
- a CDS encoding HPr family phosphocarrier protein, translating into MSTRTVAVASTSGLHARPASLFTQAVTESGIDVTIAHGGNSPVDASSILLVMSLGVPHGDEVTLEADGDEADRVLDELAALLGRNLDEAS; encoded by the coding sequence ATGTCCACACGAACAGTCGCAGTTGCCTCGACGTCCGGTCTCCACGCCCGGCCCGCCTCGCTCTTCACCCAGGCCGTCACGGAGTCCGGGATCGACGTCACGATCGCTCACGGCGGGAACTCGCCCGTCGATGCCTCGAGCATCCTGCTCGTCATGTCGCTCGGCGTGCCGCACGGCGACGAGGTGACCCTCGAGGCCGACGGCGACGAGGCGGACCGCGTGCTCGACGAGCTCGCCGCCCTTCTCGGTCGCAACCTGGACGAAGCGTCGTGA